From a single Loxodonta africana isolate mLoxAfr1 chromosome 9, mLoxAfr1.hap2, whole genome shotgun sequence genomic region:
- the POMT1 gene encoding protein O-mannosyl-transferase 1 isoform X1, protein MSLVRKRAAAIRLSRRGESSVEQDGERPECRAAQEGARCDSTQRSDPQAVRRRGEARGAALRGLGEKQGILLSLLFYKMLGFLRHPLVVTADINLNVVALTGVGLLSRLWRLTYPRAVVFDEVYYGQYISFYMKRIFFLDDSGPPFGHMLLALGGYLGGFDGNFLWNRIGAEYSSNVPVWSLRLLPALAGAFLVPMAYQIVLELNFSHCAAMGAALLVLIENALITQSRLILLESVLIFFNLLSVLSYLKFSNLQKHSPFSPSWWFWLMLTGVACSCAVGIKYMGVFTYLLVLSIAAVHAWHLIGDQTLSNVCVFCHLLARTVALLIIPILTYLLFFYVHLILLYRSGPHDQIMSSAFQASLEGGLARITRGQPLEVAYGSQVTLRSVFGKPMPCWLHSHQNTYPMIYENGRGSSHQQQVTCYPFKDVNNWWIVKDPGRHQLVVGNPPRPIRHGDIVQLVHGMTTRLLNTHDVAAPLSPHSQEVSCYIDYNISMPAQNLWRLEIVNRESDTDVWKTIMSEVRFVHVNTSAILKLSGAHLPDWGFRQLEVVGEKLSRGFHESMVWNVEEHRYGKSQEQKERELELHSPTQVDISRNLSFMARFSELQWRMLTLRTDDSEHKYSSTPLEWVTLDTNIAYWLHPRTSAQIHLLGNITIWASASLAMVTYALLFFWYLLRRRRSIRDLPEDCWLRWVLAGALCCGGWAVNYLPFFMMEKTLFLYHYLPALTFQIILLPVVLQHVNDHLCRSQLQRSVFSALVVAWYSSACHVFNTLRPLTYGDTPLSPSELRALRWRDSWDILIRKY, encoded by the exons ATGAGCCTAGTGCGCAAGCGCGCTGCGGCCATTCGGCTCAGCAGACGCGGCGAATCGAGCGTCGAGCAGGACGGTGAGCGGCCCGAGTGCCGAGCGGCTCAGGAGGGCGCGCGCTGCGACAGCACCCAACGGTCAGACCCCCAGGCCGTTCGGAGGCGCGGCGAGGCGCGGGGAGCAGCTCTGCGGGGACTCGGAGAAAAACAA GGCATCCTCCTGAGCCTGCTTTTCTACAAGATGTTGGGATTTTTGAGGCATCCGCTAGTGGTGACAGCGGACATCAACCTGAATGTCGTGGCTCTGACTGGGGTGGGGTTACTGAGTAGACTGTGGCGACTCACCTATCCTCGGGCTGTGGT ttttgatgAAGTGTATTATGGGCAGTACATCTCTTTTTACATGAAACGGATCTTCTTCTTGGACGACAGTGGACCACCGTTTGGCCACATGCTGCTGGCCTTGGGAG GTTATTTAGGAGGATTTGATGGTAACTTTTTGTGGAACAGAATTGGAGCAG AATACAGCAGCAATGTGCCTGTCTGGTCCTTGCGCTTGCTGCCAGCTCTCGCAGGGGCTTTCTTGGTCCCCATGGCCTATCAGATAGTGTTAGAGCTCAACTTTTCTCACTGCGCTGCCATGGGAGCTGCTCTGTTGGTGCTTATAG AGAATGCTCTCATCACTCAGTCAAGGCTAATACTTTTGGAATCAGTACTCATATTTTTTAACCTCTTGTCTGTGTTGTCCTACCTGAAGTTCTCCAACCTCCAGAAACACAG CCCGTTCTCTCCAAGCTGGTGGTTTTGGCTAATGCTGACGGGAGTTGCTTGTTCCTGCGCTGTTGG CATAAAATACATGGGTGTTTTCACATACTTGCTCGTGCTCAGCATTGCTGCCGTCCACGCCTGGCACCTGATTGGAGACCAGACCTTATCAAAC gtctgtgtgttCTGTCACCTGCTGGCCAGAACAGTGGCTTTATTGATCATCCCAATCCTCACGTACTTACTTTTCTTCTACGTCCATTTGATTCTACTCTACCGCTCTGGGCCGCACGACCAAATCATGTCGAGCGCATTCCAGGCCAGCTTGGAG GGAGGACTGGCTCGTATCACACGAGGCCAGCCCCTGGAGGTGGCCTACGGCTCCCAGGTCACTCTGAGAAGTGTCTTTGGCAAGCCCATGCCCTGCTGGCTTCATTCCCACCAGAACACCTACCCCATGAT ATATGAGAATGGCCGGGGCAGCTCCCACCAGCAGCAGGTAACCTGTTACCCCTTCAAAGATGTCAACAACTGGTGGATTGTAAAGGATCCTGGGAG GCACCAGCTGGTGGTGGGCAACCCGCCGAGGCCTATCCGGCACGGAGACATCGTGCAGCTGGTCCACGGCATGACCACCCGCCTCCTCAACAC GCACGATGTCGCAGCCCCTCTGAGCCCCCACTCCCAGGAGGTTTCCTGTTACATTGACTATAACATCTCCATGCCCGCCCAGAACCTCTGGAGACTG GAGATTGTCAACAGAGAATCAGATACAGATGTCTGGAAGACCATAATGTCCGAGGTTCGGTTTGTACATGTGAACACTTCTGCCATCTTAAAg CTGAGCGGGGCACATCTCCCTGACTGGGGGTTCCGGCAGCTGGAAGTGGTTGGGGAGAAGCTGTCCAGGGGCTTCCACGAGAGCATGGTGTGGAACGTGGAGGAGCACCGGTACGGGAAAA gccaggaacAGAAGGAGAGGGAACTGGAGCTGCACTCACCTACTCAGGTTGACATCAGCAGAAACCTCAGCTTCATGGCCAGGTTCTCGGAACTGCAG TGGCGGATGCTGACGTTGAGGACTGATGACTCAGAGCACAAGTATAGCTCCACCCCGCTGGAGTGGGTCACGCTGGACACCAACATCGCCTATTGGCTGCACCCCAGGACCAGT GCACAGATCCATCTGCTGGGGAACATCACGATCTGGGCTTCGGCCAGCCTCGCCATGGTGACCTACGCCCTGCTCTTCTTCTGGTACCTGCTCCGACGGCGAAGAAGCATCCGCGACCTCCCTGAGG ATTGCTGGCTGCGTTGGGTGCTGGCTGGCGCTCTGTGCTGTGGGGGCTGGGCGGTGAATTATCTCCCTTTCTTCATGATGGAGAAGACACTCTTCCTTTACCACTACCTGCCGGCACTCACCTTCCAGATCATCCTGCTCCCCGTGGTCTTGCAGCACGTGAACGACCACCTGTGCAG GTCCCAGCTACAGAGGAGCGTCTTCAGTGCCCTGGTGGTGGCCTGGTACTCCTCCGCATGTCACGTGTTTAACACCCTGCGCCCACTGACATATGGGGATACACCTCTCTCCCCAAGTGAACTCAGGGCCCTTCGCTGGAGAGACAGCTGGGACATCTTGATCCGAAAGTACTAA
- the POMT1 gene encoding protein O-mannosyl-transferase 1 isoform X3, with amino-acid sequence MSLVRKRAAAIRLSRRGESSVEQDGERPECRAAQEGARCDSTQRSDPQAVRRRGEARGAALRGLGEKQGILLSLLFYKMLGFLRHPLVVTADINLNVVALTGVGLLSRLWRLTYPRAVVFDEVYYGQYISFYMKRIFFLDDSGPPFGHMLLALGENALITQSRLILLESVLIFFNLLSVLSYLKFSNLQKHSPFSPSWWFWLMLTGVACSCAVGIKYMGVFTYLLVLSIAAVHAWHLIGDQTLSNVCVFCHLLARTVALLIIPILTYLLFFYVHLILLYRSGPHDQIMSSAFQASLEGGLARITRGQPLEVAYGSQVTLRSVFGKPMPCWLHSHQNTYPMIYENGRGSSHQQQVTCYPFKDVNNWWIVKDPGRHQLVVGNPPRPIRHGDIVQLVHGMTTRLLNTHDVAAPLSPHSQEVSCYIDYNISMPAQNLWRLEIVNRESDTDVWKTIMSEVRFVHVNTSAILKLSGAHLPDWGFRQLEVVGEKLSRGFHESMVWNVEEHRYGKSQEQKERELELHSPTQVDISRNLSFMARFSELQWRMLTLRTDDSEHKYSSTPLEWVTLDTNIAYWLHPRTSAQIHLLGNITIWASASLAMVTYALLFFWYLLRRRRSIRDLPEDCWLRWVLAGALCCGGWAVNYLPFFMMEKTLFLYHYLPALTFQIILLPVVLQHVNDHLCRSQLQRSVFSALVVAWYSSACHVFNTLRPLTYGDTPLSPSELRALRWRDSWDILIRKY; translated from the exons ATGAGCCTAGTGCGCAAGCGCGCTGCGGCCATTCGGCTCAGCAGACGCGGCGAATCGAGCGTCGAGCAGGACGGTGAGCGGCCCGAGTGCCGAGCGGCTCAGGAGGGCGCGCGCTGCGACAGCACCCAACGGTCAGACCCCCAGGCCGTTCGGAGGCGCGGCGAGGCGCGGGGAGCAGCTCTGCGGGGACTCGGAGAAAAACAA GGCATCCTCCTGAGCCTGCTTTTCTACAAGATGTTGGGATTTTTGAGGCATCCGCTAGTGGTGACAGCGGACATCAACCTGAATGTCGTGGCTCTGACTGGGGTGGGGTTACTGAGTAGACTGTGGCGACTCACCTATCCTCGGGCTGTGGT ttttgatgAAGTGTATTATGGGCAGTACATCTCTTTTTACATGAAACGGATCTTCTTCTTGGACGACAGTGGACCACCGTTTGGCCACATGCTGCTGGCCTTGGGAG AGAATGCTCTCATCACTCAGTCAAGGCTAATACTTTTGGAATCAGTACTCATATTTTTTAACCTCTTGTCTGTGTTGTCCTACCTGAAGTTCTCCAACCTCCAGAAACACAG CCCGTTCTCTCCAAGCTGGTGGTTTTGGCTAATGCTGACGGGAGTTGCTTGTTCCTGCGCTGTTGG CATAAAATACATGGGTGTTTTCACATACTTGCTCGTGCTCAGCATTGCTGCCGTCCACGCCTGGCACCTGATTGGAGACCAGACCTTATCAAAC gtctgtgtgttCTGTCACCTGCTGGCCAGAACAGTGGCTTTATTGATCATCCCAATCCTCACGTACTTACTTTTCTTCTACGTCCATTTGATTCTACTCTACCGCTCTGGGCCGCACGACCAAATCATGTCGAGCGCATTCCAGGCCAGCTTGGAG GGAGGACTGGCTCGTATCACACGAGGCCAGCCCCTGGAGGTGGCCTACGGCTCCCAGGTCACTCTGAGAAGTGTCTTTGGCAAGCCCATGCCCTGCTGGCTTCATTCCCACCAGAACACCTACCCCATGAT ATATGAGAATGGCCGGGGCAGCTCCCACCAGCAGCAGGTAACCTGTTACCCCTTCAAAGATGTCAACAACTGGTGGATTGTAAAGGATCCTGGGAG GCACCAGCTGGTGGTGGGCAACCCGCCGAGGCCTATCCGGCACGGAGACATCGTGCAGCTGGTCCACGGCATGACCACCCGCCTCCTCAACAC GCACGATGTCGCAGCCCCTCTGAGCCCCCACTCCCAGGAGGTTTCCTGTTACATTGACTATAACATCTCCATGCCCGCCCAGAACCTCTGGAGACTG GAGATTGTCAACAGAGAATCAGATACAGATGTCTGGAAGACCATAATGTCCGAGGTTCGGTTTGTACATGTGAACACTTCTGCCATCTTAAAg CTGAGCGGGGCACATCTCCCTGACTGGGGGTTCCGGCAGCTGGAAGTGGTTGGGGAGAAGCTGTCCAGGGGCTTCCACGAGAGCATGGTGTGGAACGTGGAGGAGCACCGGTACGGGAAAA gccaggaacAGAAGGAGAGGGAACTGGAGCTGCACTCACCTACTCAGGTTGACATCAGCAGAAACCTCAGCTTCATGGCCAGGTTCTCGGAACTGCAG TGGCGGATGCTGACGTTGAGGACTGATGACTCAGAGCACAAGTATAGCTCCACCCCGCTGGAGTGGGTCACGCTGGACACCAACATCGCCTATTGGCTGCACCCCAGGACCAGT GCACAGATCCATCTGCTGGGGAACATCACGATCTGGGCTTCGGCCAGCCTCGCCATGGTGACCTACGCCCTGCTCTTCTTCTGGTACCTGCTCCGACGGCGAAGAAGCATCCGCGACCTCCCTGAGG ATTGCTGGCTGCGTTGGGTGCTGGCTGGCGCTCTGTGCTGTGGGGGCTGGGCGGTGAATTATCTCCCTTTCTTCATGATGGAGAAGACACTCTTCCTTTACCACTACCTGCCGGCACTCACCTTCCAGATCATCCTGCTCCCCGTGGTCTTGCAGCACGTGAACGACCACCTGTGCAG GTCCCAGCTACAGAGGAGCGTCTTCAGTGCCCTGGTGGTGGCCTGGTACTCCTCCGCATGTCACGTGTTTAACACCCTGCGCCCACTGACATATGGGGATACACCTCTCTCCCCAAGTGAACTCAGGGCCCTTCGCTGGAGAGACAGCTGGGACATCTTGATCCGAAAGTACTAA
- the POMT1 gene encoding protein O-mannosyl-transferase 1 isoform X2 — protein sequence MSLVRKRAAAIRLSRRGESSVEQDGERPECRAAQEGARCDSTQRSDPQAVRRRGEARGAALRGLGEKQGILLSLLFYKMLGFLRHPLVVTADINLNVVALTGVGLLSRLWRLTYPRAVVFDEVYYGQYISFYMKRIFFLDDSGPPFGHMLLALGGYLGGFDGNFLWNRIGAENALITQSRLILLESVLIFFNLLSVLSYLKFSNLQKHSPFSPSWWFWLMLTGVACSCAVGIKYMGVFTYLLVLSIAAVHAWHLIGDQTLSNVCVFCHLLARTVALLIIPILTYLLFFYVHLILLYRSGPHDQIMSSAFQASLEGGLARITRGQPLEVAYGSQVTLRSVFGKPMPCWLHSHQNTYPMIYENGRGSSHQQQVTCYPFKDVNNWWIVKDPGRHQLVVGNPPRPIRHGDIVQLVHGMTTRLLNTHDVAAPLSPHSQEVSCYIDYNISMPAQNLWRLEIVNRESDTDVWKTIMSEVRFVHVNTSAILKLSGAHLPDWGFRQLEVVGEKLSRGFHESMVWNVEEHRYGKSQEQKERELELHSPTQVDISRNLSFMARFSELQWRMLTLRTDDSEHKYSSTPLEWVTLDTNIAYWLHPRTSAQIHLLGNITIWASASLAMVTYALLFFWYLLRRRRSIRDLPEDCWLRWVLAGALCCGGWAVNYLPFFMMEKTLFLYHYLPALTFQIILLPVVLQHVNDHLCRSQLQRSVFSALVVAWYSSACHVFNTLRPLTYGDTPLSPSELRALRWRDSWDILIRKY from the exons ATGAGCCTAGTGCGCAAGCGCGCTGCGGCCATTCGGCTCAGCAGACGCGGCGAATCGAGCGTCGAGCAGGACGGTGAGCGGCCCGAGTGCCGAGCGGCTCAGGAGGGCGCGCGCTGCGACAGCACCCAACGGTCAGACCCCCAGGCCGTTCGGAGGCGCGGCGAGGCGCGGGGAGCAGCTCTGCGGGGACTCGGAGAAAAACAA GGCATCCTCCTGAGCCTGCTTTTCTACAAGATGTTGGGATTTTTGAGGCATCCGCTAGTGGTGACAGCGGACATCAACCTGAATGTCGTGGCTCTGACTGGGGTGGGGTTACTGAGTAGACTGTGGCGACTCACCTATCCTCGGGCTGTGGT ttttgatgAAGTGTATTATGGGCAGTACATCTCTTTTTACATGAAACGGATCTTCTTCTTGGACGACAGTGGACCACCGTTTGGCCACATGCTGCTGGCCTTGGGAG GTTATTTAGGAGGATTTGATGGTAACTTTTTGTGGAACAGAATTGGAGCAG AGAATGCTCTCATCACTCAGTCAAGGCTAATACTTTTGGAATCAGTACTCATATTTTTTAACCTCTTGTCTGTGTTGTCCTACCTGAAGTTCTCCAACCTCCAGAAACACAG CCCGTTCTCTCCAAGCTGGTGGTTTTGGCTAATGCTGACGGGAGTTGCTTGTTCCTGCGCTGTTGG CATAAAATACATGGGTGTTTTCACATACTTGCTCGTGCTCAGCATTGCTGCCGTCCACGCCTGGCACCTGATTGGAGACCAGACCTTATCAAAC gtctgtgtgttCTGTCACCTGCTGGCCAGAACAGTGGCTTTATTGATCATCCCAATCCTCACGTACTTACTTTTCTTCTACGTCCATTTGATTCTACTCTACCGCTCTGGGCCGCACGACCAAATCATGTCGAGCGCATTCCAGGCCAGCTTGGAG GGAGGACTGGCTCGTATCACACGAGGCCAGCCCCTGGAGGTGGCCTACGGCTCCCAGGTCACTCTGAGAAGTGTCTTTGGCAAGCCCATGCCCTGCTGGCTTCATTCCCACCAGAACACCTACCCCATGAT ATATGAGAATGGCCGGGGCAGCTCCCACCAGCAGCAGGTAACCTGTTACCCCTTCAAAGATGTCAACAACTGGTGGATTGTAAAGGATCCTGGGAG GCACCAGCTGGTGGTGGGCAACCCGCCGAGGCCTATCCGGCACGGAGACATCGTGCAGCTGGTCCACGGCATGACCACCCGCCTCCTCAACAC GCACGATGTCGCAGCCCCTCTGAGCCCCCACTCCCAGGAGGTTTCCTGTTACATTGACTATAACATCTCCATGCCCGCCCAGAACCTCTGGAGACTG GAGATTGTCAACAGAGAATCAGATACAGATGTCTGGAAGACCATAATGTCCGAGGTTCGGTTTGTACATGTGAACACTTCTGCCATCTTAAAg CTGAGCGGGGCACATCTCCCTGACTGGGGGTTCCGGCAGCTGGAAGTGGTTGGGGAGAAGCTGTCCAGGGGCTTCCACGAGAGCATGGTGTGGAACGTGGAGGAGCACCGGTACGGGAAAA gccaggaacAGAAGGAGAGGGAACTGGAGCTGCACTCACCTACTCAGGTTGACATCAGCAGAAACCTCAGCTTCATGGCCAGGTTCTCGGAACTGCAG TGGCGGATGCTGACGTTGAGGACTGATGACTCAGAGCACAAGTATAGCTCCACCCCGCTGGAGTGGGTCACGCTGGACACCAACATCGCCTATTGGCTGCACCCCAGGACCAGT GCACAGATCCATCTGCTGGGGAACATCACGATCTGGGCTTCGGCCAGCCTCGCCATGGTGACCTACGCCCTGCTCTTCTTCTGGTACCTGCTCCGACGGCGAAGAAGCATCCGCGACCTCCCTGAGG ATTGCTGGCTGCGTTGGGTGCTGGCTGGCGCTCTGTGCTGTGGGGGCTGGGCGGTGAATTATCTCCCTTTCTTCATGATGGAGAAGACACTCTTCCTTTACCACTACCTGCCGGCACTCACCTTCCAGATCATCCTGCTCCCCGTGGTCTTGCAGCACGTGAACGACCACCTGTGCAG GTCCCAGCTACAGAGGAGCGTCTTCAGTGCCCTGGTGGTGGCCTGGTACTCCTCCGCATGTCACGTGTTTAACACCCTGCGCCCACTGACATATGGGGATACACCTCTCTCCCCAAGTGAACTCAGGGCCCTTCGCTGGAGAGACAGCTGGGACATCTTGATCCGAAAGTACTAA
- the POMT1 gene encoding protein O-mannosyl-transferase 1 isoform X4: MVTFCGTELEQFSNLQKHSPFSPSWWFWLMLTGVACSCAVGIKYMGVFTYLLVLSIAAVHAWHLIGDQTLSNVCVFCHLLARTVALLIIPILTYLLFFYVHLILLYRSGPHDQIMSSAFQASLEGGLARITRGQPLEVAYGSQVTLRSVFGKPMPCWLHSHQNTYPMIYENGRGSSHQQQVTCYPFKDVNNWWIVKDPGRHQLVVGNPPRPIRHGDIVQLVHGMTTRLLNTHDVAAPLSPHSQEVSCYIDYNISMPAQNLWRLEIVNRESDTDVWKTIMSEVRFVHVNTSAILKLSGAHLPDWGFRQLEVVGEKLSRGFHESMVWNVEEHRYGKSQEQKERELELHSPTQVDISRNLSFMARFSELQWRMLTLRTDDSEHKYSSTPLEWVTLDTNIAYWLHPRTSAQIHLLGNITIWASASLAMVTYALLFFWYLLRRRRSIRDLPEDCWLRWVLAGALCCGGWAVNYLPFFMMEKTLFLYHYLPALTFQIILLPVVLQHVNDHLCRSQLQRSVFSALVVAWYSSACHVFNTLRPLTYGDTPLSPSELRALRWRDSWDILIRKY, from the exons ATGGTAACTTTTTGTGGAACAGAATTGGAGCAG TTCTCCAACCTCCAGAAACACAG CCCGTTCTCTCCAAGCTGGTGGTTTTGGCTAATGCTGACGGGAGTTGCTTGTTCCTGCGCTGTTGG CATAAAATACATGGGTGTTTTCACATACTTGCTCGTGCTCAGCATTGCTGCCGTCCACGCCTGGCACCTGATTGGAGACCAGACCTTATCAAAC gtctgtgtgttCTGTCACCTGCTGGCCAGAACAGTGGCTTTATTGATCATCCCAATCCTCACGTACTTACTTTTCTTCTACGTCCATTTGATTCTACTCTACCGCTCTGGGCCGCACGACCAAATCATGTCGAGCGCATTCCAGGCCAGCTTGGAG GGAGGACTGGCTCGTATCACACGAGGCCAGCCCCTGGAGGTGGCCTACGGCTCCCAGGTCACTCTGAGAAGTGTCTTTGGCAAGCCCATGCCCTGCTGGCTTCATTCCCACCAGAACACCTACCCCATGAT ATATGAGAATGGCCGGGGCAGCTCCCACCAGCAGCAGGTAACCTGTTACCCCTTCAAAGATGTCAACAACTGGTGGATTGTAAAGGATCCTGGGAG GCACCAGCTGGTGGTGGGCAACCCGCCGAGGCCTATCCGGCACGGAGACATCGTGCAGCTGGTCCACGGCATGACCACCCGCCTCCTCAACAC GCACGATGTCGCAGCCCCTCTGAGCCCCCACTCCCAGGAGGTTTCCTGTTACATTGACTATAACATCTCCATGCCCGCCCAGAACCTCTGGAGACTG GAGATTGTCAACAGAGAATCAGATACAGATGTCTGGAAGACCATAATGTCCGAGGTTCGGTTTGTACATGTGAACACTTCTGCCATCTTAAAg CTGAGCGGGGCACATCTCCCTGACTGGGGGTTCCGGCAGCTGGAAGTGGTTGGGGAGAAGCTGTCCAGGGGCTTCCACGAGAGCATGGTGTGGAACGTGGAGGAGCACCGGTACGGGAAAA gccaggaacAGAAGGAGAGGGAACTGGAGCTGCACTCACCTACTCAGGTTGACATCAGCAGAAACCTCAGCTTCATGGCCAGGTTCTCGGAACTGCAG TGGCGGATGCTGACGTTGAGGACTGATGACTCAGAGCACAAGTATAGCTCCACCCCGCTGGAGTGGGTCACGCTGGACACCAACATCGCCTATTGGCTGCACCCCAGGACCAGT GCACAGATCCATCTGCTGGGGAACATCACGATCTGGGCTTCGGCCAGCCTCGCCATGGTGACCTACGCCCTGCTCTTCTTCTGGTACCTGCTCCGACGGCGAAGAAGCATCCGCGACCTCCCTGAGG ATTGCTGGCTGCGTTGGGTGCTGGCTGGCGCTCTGTGCTGTGGGGGCTGGGCGGTGAATTATCTCCCTTTCTTCATGATGGAGAAGACACTCTTCCTTTACCACTACCTGCCGGCACTCACCTTCCAGATCATCCTGCTCCCCGTGGTCTTGCAGCACGTGAACGACCACCTGTGCAG GTCCCAGCTACAGAGGAGCGTCTTCAGTGCCCTGGTGGTGGCCTGGTACTCCTCCGCATGTCACGTGTTTAACACCCTGCGCCCACTGACATATGGGGATACACCTCTCTCCCCAAGTGAACTCAGGGCCCTTCGCTGGAGAGACAGCTGGGACATCTTGATCCGAAAGTACTAA